One Novipirellula galeiformis DNA segment encodes these proteins:
- a CDS encoding peptidylprolyl isomerase, giving the protein MPTPPTSATVGTTTLVAIAAPAPASPSCTLPEFLGINQVIGGTAGLLRLLRDRITARLGGRFPGLEPKPPLLALTDPANLSPDAPASVQAAAKVKQQKDAAAQKAKAAEYLATVGCGCYEGVAEALAANLTDCSEEVRYATVKALRAVAQQDCCSCGKNSCCTLEVHQGLSRLAWDVDSTGCFVETSSRVRRTARLALEHCCVPIGNPDERYDHLPAEGPELEEGELLSKASRAIGELVRHAAEPNSVTSQVLVRVNGEPILAEEILATVEQRFVESGESIQSASDKRLQSLMDEVLEQAIDRKVLAQTARIVLSVAVRERLQEQSTFPLGNPIGQVAYDETTLNARFELSLAEELLRRQVDHDALVDQAAVTTWYQQHAELYRAPDQIRWQQFSVNASEVGDSDLATEFLAYAKLAATGFRSEPPTGYDERYVHRKTFDFMTLNDVAFPAIRDSLESLKPGQASEIMTSPLGASFVLVNEIRLSPPKPLEDVTRQVKMDILEDRRKAAETAYIAQLRTQARIQYAGDEPAEPEVPGKLDVPAELKVIKPVVDSESTESKILSQSQGGSGPETAQL; this is encoded by the coding sequence GTGCCGACACCGCCGACCAGTGCCACCGTGGGGACAACCACGTTGGTTGCCATTGCCGCTCCTGCTCCGGCGAGCCCCAGTTGCACACTGCCGGAGTTTCTGGGGATTAACCAAGTCATCGGTGGCACGGCTGGGCTGCTTCGATTGCTTCGTGATCGAATTACCGCTCGGCTCGGTGGTCGGTTTCCCGGACTCGAACCCAAGCCCCCGTTGTTGGCACTGACCGACCCCGCCAATCTCAGTCCCGACGCTCCCGCCAGCGTTCAGGCAGCCGCCAAGGTCAAGCAACAGAAAGATGCGGCTGCACAAAAGGCGAAAGCAGCCGAGTATTTAGCAACCGTCGGTTGTGGTTGCTACGAGGGCGTTGCCGAAGCATTAGCTGCGAATCTGACCGATTGCAGTGAAGAGGTGCGTTATGCAACCGTCAAAGCACTTCGGGCAGTGGCTCAACAGGATTGCTGCTCCTGTGGCAAGAATAGCTGCTGCACCTTGGAAGTTCACCAGGGGTTATCGCGATTGGCGTGGGACGTCGATAGCACAGGCTGCTTTGTCGAGACATCGAGCCGAGTTCGTCGGACGGCGCGATTGGCACTGGAACATTGTTGTGTCCCGATCGGGAATCCCGACGAACGATACGATCATTTGCCAGCGGAAGGTCCTGAACTCGAAGAGGGAGAACTGCTTAGCAAAGCATCGCGAGCGATTGGCGAACTCGTACGGCATGCGGCAGAACCAAACTCCGTCACGTCTCAGGTCCTGGTCCGCGTTAACGGCGAGCCAATCCTGGCTGAAGAAATCCTGGCCACGGTGGAACAACGCTTTGTTGAGAGTGGCGAGTCGATCCAATCCGCGAGTGACAAGCGATTGCAATCGTTGATGGACGAAGTGCTTGAACAGGCGATCGACCGCAAAGTGCTCGCCCAAACCGCCCGCATTGTGCTATCCGTTGCGGTCCGCGAACGGTTGCAAGAGCAATCCACCTTCCCATTGGGCAATCCCATTGGCCAAGTCGCTTACGACGAAACCACGCTGAATGCTCGCTTTGAGTTATCGCTCGCCGAGGAGTTGCTGCGTCGCCAAGTGGATCATGATGCTTTGGTGGACCAAGCGGCCGTGACAACTTGGTATCAACAGCATGCGGAACTTTATCGAGCCCCGGATCAGATCCGTTGGCAACAGTTTTCAGTCAACGCGAGCGAGGTGGGCGATTCCGATCTCGCGACCGAGTTTTTGGCGTATGCAAAATTAGCCGCCACCGGTTTTCGTAGCGAACCGCCGACCGGCTATGACGAGCGGTACGTGCATCGCAAAACGTTTGACTTTATGACACTCAACGATGTCGCGTTTCCGGCGATTCGTGACTCCTTGGAATCGCTCAAGCCGGGACAGGCCAGCGAGATCATGACAAGTCCACTCGGGGCATCGTTTGTGCTCGTTAACGAGATTCGACTCAGTCCGCCCAAGCCGCTAGAGGATGTCACACGTCAGGTCAAAATGGATATTCTCGAAGACCGACGGAAAGCAGCAGAAACCGCGTACATCGCACAATTAAGGACGCAAGCTCGGATTCAATATGCGGGTGACGAGCCAGCGGAACCAGAAGTCCCAGGAAAACTAGACGTCCCAGCGGAGTTGAAAGTCATTAAGCCTGTCGTCGATTCCGAGTCGACCGAATCGAAGATCTTATCGCAATCGCAGGGCGGTTCAGGCCCGGAAACAGCCCAACTATGA
- a CDS encoding vWA domain-containing protein — protein MNANTVNEVRRRLRSRRRIRAIAVGLLFAVTLAFIGLWVYELVHRPRLTPLISATVTDYAWPVLPNAWADEDARRLATLDQETVQIFDASPDWQSRELALKRLDHDLDSIVRSGAMTGTVMFHFSLHGRVDSNGIPYLMPTNASPLDSESWLPIAEILNHISDRLPATVHKLVLLDSNRTLSHWQTGQLHNTFADRLASAIDPARHPNLVILNSTSPDQIGWSSPALGGSLFGYFVAHGLAGAADHPAIAAEAQHAHSGNGDGRVSVQELADYLNAQFSRWCHAHQMPRQAVMRLPAEADDFDLVWSLSGNSLQQWQDRFQVDATPSVTPAQLDALWQQVSRLPRKDLLAVAPEPYAKLQQKMLWLEDLAIAGSAYKEQANRQRTLIERELKRISEQVQEAPVQTSPVTVRRVLTGQSQPILSGAPVPSSQLAVTMGCVTSAASEAATQSWNDLVARPSGSKLHSTITTLGATPSGGANANAATDDLQFLKLLQRYGTLNRWTRQDPVVEVLKLRNQADQYSVMRLDSATQDIRATAWLKQSLQRADHERLRAEDLLIAGENAAAESIDSQWMSARQAYQSVGQRLRRVIEAYSVRDEAMNRLPFVAESIAGLPIDALSESNGDDAVDTPDDLVTTLVIPALRDAITLNRLLDANSNSGVNPAAKSDSESDASEQIPFFDVSDRLQQTLVQLEGQLDRFLTNLAQQDDITSASIRQLNLALRAPGLPWQQRRKLREIRDAVAASQHVTAEVDSASTSSPWENLATETTTAAAIPSLDRLLSWSVHPAILITQSEPANPATLAATDAAASSPVVAVENGVERIERMGYRVRESLANWTADADSTRLMTDPSDPAVWSSAARMQLQCLSLSSGSPKPSPLEHVWRRDLQQLLLWHAERQLEAFLGSPQSDVRGPGATPFFDSACTDCLAMIDRIGPADASLQRQIAKVQGDQIKRRLGARKGFAMKADTSPLPSPRPSPAGQSEESIHVTVLPPAPGELPDRALPPGTAAVWVQTSDRRQLTGAATVQSPLPDVTSFDLAIAPDVDASSGGEAEQPVSPRLVVSTTFRGNEYTQPFVVNRLGGTVVQYQPHRHHDSRITLIGQRQRRASVMFVLDCSRSMEEPLAGESASDASTSRLDLAKTALIEMLDELSQQDATRVGVVFFGHRVAWTRSDPPQRSQSPSAGPNVPEGLMPSLDIETVLPLGRFDAGQVLTRLDTVQPWGQSPLNLALVEALSAFRNDDADTQKSIIVITDGRDYQFTPSRSDIRKPAKVTRQDVLRAAEGVNVPIHLLGFGLDANERVATEAEFQQIADATGGQATSVDDAGELVRQLRESLAMGSFSLQDSSTDAHSDHGEHTVVATLNGTVTVDTALTASDQFRLVFESLSEVIPLSGGEALQIRLSDDGRRFLPIPFESQFPQRVNLVKGASNEKTPYLLRAHRPQRLGADAVFPVSIQSTVDPVTPRPAETCLMVTPVIRGVEDRNHRYWFYDSNFEPGQPVPLLRWKAADWPSDADAAQLRYFCKFAPTAPMETIPLQKVLDQPESFVSYKLPEFPSIQLQISVSDRSANHDQYLVSVIEQYYASGQGSGTQGLGQLKVEFRTAQQYQPTLVTHQFDAAHGIVAHTFSFANSDAGGIERSSQSQIVLTAMSALQAGALNPTGGQPIEVELFHAADVISLQPAR, from the coding sequence ATGAATGCCAATACCGTTAATGAAGTTCGCCGACGATTGCGATCCCGTCGCCGCATACGCGCAATCGCAGTCGGATTGCTGTTTGCTGTTACCCTCGCCTTCATTGGGTTGTGGGTTTATGAACTGGTCCATCGACCAAGATTGACGCCGTTGATCTCTGCGACGGTCACCGATTACGCATGGCCCGTGCTGCCTAACGCCTGGGCCGATGAAGACGCGCGGCGATTAGCAACGCTCGATCAAGAAACGGTTCAGATCTTTGATGCCTCGCCCGATTGGCAAAGTCGTGAATTGGCACTCAAACGCCTCGACCATGATCTCGATTCCATTGTTCGCTCAGGGGCGATGACCGGGACCGTGATGTTCCATTTTAGCCTTCATGGACGAGTGGATTCCAACGGCATTCCCTACCTGATGCCTACGAACGCGTCGCCACTGGATTCAGAATCGTGGTTGCCAATCGCAGAAATCCTGAACCATATTTCGGACCGCTTGCCTGCTACCGTTCACAAATTGGTCTTGCTCGACAGCAACCGCACCCTGTCGCATTGGCAAACCGGACAATTGCATAACACGTTTGCCGACCGACTTGCGTCGGCGATCGACCCCGCGCGACATCCGAACTTAGTGATCCTCAATAGCACCTCGCCCGATCAGATTGGGTGGAGTAGTCCGGCACTCGGTGGTAGTTTATTTGGCTATTTTGTCGCCCACGGATTGGCGGGTGCCGCAGACCATCCGGCCATCGCAGCGGAAGCCCAACACGCCCACTCAGGCAACGGGGACGGACGCGTCTCGGTCCAGGAACTCGCCGACTATTTGAATGCACAATTTAGTCGCTGGTGTCACGCTCACCAGATGCCGCGCCAAGCGGTAATGCGGTTGCCCGCCGAAGCGGACGATTTTGATTTGGTTTGGTCACTCTCGGGGAACAGCTTGCAGCAATGGCAAGACCGTTTTCAAGTCGACGCGACACCGTCGGTCACTCCGGCACAGCTCGATGCACTTTGGCAACAGGTGTCGCGATTGCCTCGAAAAGATTTGCTGGCGGTTGCACCTGAACCGTACGCGAAGCTTCAACAGAAAATGCTGTGGCTCGAGGATTTGGCGATAGCGGGTTCCGCCTATAAAGAACAGGCGAATCGTCAACGGACGCTGATCGAACGTGAGTTGAAACGAATCTCGGAACAAGTGCAGGAAGCTCCGGTTCAAACCTCTCCCGTGACCGTCCGACGGGTGTTGACGGGACAGTCGCAACCGATTTTGTCCGGTGCACCGGTTCCTTCTTCACAATTAGCCGTCACGATGGGGTGCGTGACATCCGCTGCGAGTGAAGCGGCAACGCAAAGTTGGAATGACTTGGTCGCACGACCCAGCGGATCTAAATTGCATTCGACGATCACGACGCTCGGGGCAACTCCTTCGGGTGGCGCCAACGCTAACGCAGCGACCGATGACCTGCAATTTCTAAAGTTGCTGCAGCGCTATGGCACCCTCAACCGCTGGACACGGCAGGATCCGGTGGTCGAAGTCTTGAAACTTCGAAATCAGGCCGATCAATATTCTGTCATGCGTTTGGACTCCGCAACGCAAGACATTCGCGCGACGGCGTGGTTAAAACAATCACTTCAACGTGCCGATCATGAGCGGTTGCGAGCCGAAGATTTGCTGATCGCGGGTGAAAATGCGGCAGCCGAATCGATCGACTCCCAATGGATGTCCGCTCGGCAAGCCTATCAATCCGTTGGTCAGCGACTCCGCCGAGTGATCGAAGCCTATTCGGTTCGCGACGAGGCGATGAATCGGCTGCCTTTTGTCGCTGAATCGATCGCGGGGCTACCCATCGACGCCTTGTCAGAATCCAACGGTGACGACGCCGTTGATACCCCCGATGACTTAGTCACGACTTTGGTTATTCCAGCTTTGCGCGATGCGATTACGCTCAATCGTCTTCTCGACGCGAATTCGAACTCTGGCGTCAATCCCGCTGCAAAATCGGATTCCGAGTCGGATGCCAGCGAACAAATTCCGTTTTTTGATGTGTCGGATCGACTGCAGCAGACGTTGGTTCAACTCGAGGGACAACTGGATCGATTTCTGACAAACCTCGCACAACAAGACGACATCACCAGCGCATCGATCCGGCAACTCAACTTGGCGCTGCGAGCCCCCGGTTTGCCTTGGCAACAACGCCGGAAACTACGTGAAATCCGTGATGCGGTTGCTGCCTCTCAGCACGTTACCGCGGAGGTTGATTCCGCATCCACATCATCGCCATGGGAAAACTTGGCCACGGAAACCACGACTGCTGCGGCAATCCCATCGTTGGACCGATTGCTTTCCTGGTCGGTTCATCCAGCGATCTTGATCACCCAAAGTGAACCAGCCAACCCTGCGACGTTGGCGGCAACCGATGCCGCGGCCTCGTCACCGGTGGTCGCCGTTGAAAATGGGGTAGAGCGAATTGAGCGGATGGGGTATCGGGTTCGCGAGTCGCTTGCGAACTGGACGGCCGACGCGGACTCGACACGCTTGATGACCGACCCCAGCGACCCGGCGGTTTGGTCCTCGGCCGCGCGAATGCAGCTTCAATGCTTGTCGCTGAGCAGCGGATCACCGAAACCCTCACCACTCGAACACGTTTGGCGACGCGATTTACAACAGCTACTGCTCTGGCACGCCGAGCGACAACTCGAAGCCTTTTTAGGCTCACCGCAATCCGATGTGCGGGGCCCCGGCGCGACGCCGTTTTTCGATTCGGCTTGTACCGATTGCTTAGCGATGATCGACCGCATTGGTCCCGCCGATGCCTCCTTGCAACGCCAGATCGCGAAAGTTCAAGGAGACCAAATCAAACGGCGACTGGGTGCCCGCAAAGGGTTCGCCATGAAAGCCGACACCTCGCCTTTGCCATCGCCACGGCCCTCGCCGGCGGGCCAATCCGAGGAATCGATCCATGTTACGGTCCTGCCACCTGCACCCGGTGAATTGCCTGATCGGGCGTTGCCGCCAGGCACCGCAGCGGTTTGGGTGCAGACATCCGATCGCCGTCAATTGACCGGCGCCGCAACGGTGCAATCCCCGCTCCCCGATGTTACAAGCTTTGACCTTGCGATTGCCCCCGATGTCGACGCAAGCAGCGGCGGGGAAGCAGAGCAACCGGTCAGCCCACGACTTGTTGTATCCACGACGTTTCGTGGTAACGAATACACGCAACCGTTTGTGGTTAATCGCTTGGGTGGCACGGTGGTGCAATATCAACCTCACCGCCATCACGACAGCCGGATCACATTGATCGGGCAACGACAACGGCGGGCATCGGTGATGTTTGTGTTGGATTGTTCACGTAGTATGGAGGAACCGCTGGCGGGAGAATCCGCGTCGGACGCTTCCACATCACGATTGGATTTGGCGAAGACTGCGTTGATCGAAATGCTGGACGAATTGTCACAGCAAGATGCCACCCGAGTCGGTGTCGTTTTCTTTGGTCACCGCGTTGCCTGGACACGTTCCGATCCACCTCAGCGTAGCCAGTCACCAAGTGCGGGGCCAAACGTCCCGGAGGGGCTGATGCCAAGTCTCGATATCGAGACCGTTTTACCATTGGGACGCTTTGATGCTGGGCAAGTGTTGACGCGACTTGATACGGTCCAACCATGGGGCCAATCACCGCTGAACCTTGCGCTCGTCGAAGCACTCAGCGCGTTTCGAAATGACGATGCTGACACGCAAAAAAGCATCATCGTGATTACCGACGGTCGTGACTATCAATTCACCCCCAGCCGTAGTGACATTCGCAAACCAGCCAAGGTCACTCGGCAAGACGTCTTGCGAGCCGCCGAGGGGGTCAATGTCCCAATCCATCTGCTCGGTTTTGGGCTCGATGCGAACGAGCGTGTTGCTACGGAGGCGGAGTTCCAACAGATCGCAGATGCCACCGGAGGCCAAGCGACCTCCGTCGACGACGCAGGTGAATTGGTGCGGCAACTTCGTGAGAGCCTCGCGATGGGGAGTTTCTCACTGCAGGATTCGTCCACGGATGCTCACTCGGATCATGGTGAGCATACGGTCGTTGCAACGCTCAACGGAACCGTGACGGTCGATACCGCGCTCACCGCCAGCGATCAATTTCGATTGGTCTTCGAATCTTTAAGCGAAGTGATTCCTTTGTCGGGCGGCGAGGCCTTGCAAATTCGATTGTCCGACGACGGTCGTCGATTTTTGCCCATCCCCTTTGAAAGTCAATTTCCACAGCGGGTGAATTTGGTCAAAGGTGCCAGCAACGAAAAAACTCCTTATCTACTGCGTGCCCACCGCCCTCAGCGTCTCGGTGCGGATGCGGTGTTCCCGGTTTCGATTCAATCCACCGTTGACCCTGTGACGCCACGGCCCGCGGAAACCTGTTTAATGGTGACCCCGGTGATCCGGGGTGTCGAAGATCGCAATCACCGCTACTGGTTCTACGATTCGAATTTTGAGCCTGGACAACCGGTGCCACTGCTCCGATGGAAAGCAGCCGATTGGCCCAGCGATGCTGATGCGGCTCAGTTGCGGTATTTCTGTAAGTTCGCCCCAACGGCGCCAATGGAAACGATCCCGCTGCAGAAGGTTTTGGATCAACCGGAATCCTTCGTCAGCTATAAGCTACCGGAATTCCCATCGATCCAATTGCAGATTTCCGTTAGTGATCGATCCGCAAACCACGATCAATATCTTGTCAGCGTGATCGAGCAATATTATGCGTCGGGTCAGGGTTCGGGGACACAAGGGTTGGGCCAGTTGAAAGTGGAATTCCGCACGGCCCAGCAGTATCAGCCAACGCTCGTGACGCATCAGTTTGACGCGGCTCACGGCATCGTTGCTCACACCTTCTCGTTTGCTAACTCCGACGCCGGCGGGATAGAGCGATCCTCGCAATCGCAGATCGTGTTGACGGCCATGTCGGCGTTGCAGGCGGGAGCGTTGAACCCGACGGGGGGGCAGCCAATTGAGGTTGAACTGTTCCACGCCGCCGACGTCATCTCTTTGCAACCCGCCCGATAG